In Salarias fasciatus chromosome 2, fSalaFa1.1, whole genome shotgun sequence, one genomic interval encodes:
- the LOC115405080 gene encoding forkhead box protein N2-like, which yields MEKTSHILPSSSPCPATFRGPQPLSSSDQHTSSDGCVTLPLSPISFPPSPSSLSPATADSIHSSSPLPNCTTSHCIKGQNAQCLSPENLSDQDDLTCLSWLHQRGNLLPLQPLTKMTPLPQHEPSLQPLPPASTKPPYSFSSLIFMAIEDSPNKRLPVKEIYEWIVNNFPYYRTATGGWRNSVRHNLSLSKSFCRIQRDKSQSVGKGSLWCVCPEYRSMLLEVLRKTHSYHSTNSNLINKPELLEGDDYEVPAACDTIEISDPLSHTLLLSTSSPQILTSDNPTFAENLPCPLTPDHEELVTMESPDYQQEEVSEEMEKDPLSDSGYIELHYYQSPQYQYLVLPGDTELDLETVEILQLDAEAQEAAGSLLDLAGGGY from the exons ATGGAGAAAACCTCTCACATACTGCCATCCTCGTCCCCATGTCCCGCCACGTTCAGAGGGCCTCAGCCGCTGTCCTCCTCAGACCAACACACCTCTTCAGATGGCTGCGTCACACTCCCGCTGTCGCCCATCTCATTTCCGCCGTCCCCGTCCTCACTCTCTCCCGCAACGGCAGATTCAATTCACTCCTCCTCCCCGCTTCCTAACTGCACCACGTCTCACTGCATCAAAGGACAGAACGCACAATGCCTGAGTCCAGAGAATCTGTCTGACCAGGACGATCTGACCTGCCTCAGCTGGCTGCATCAGAGAGGAAACCTGCTGCCACTGCAGCCCCTCACGAAAATGACACCACTGCCTCAGCATGAGCCTTCCCTCcagcctcttcctccagcctcaacCAAGCCTCCCTACTCCTTTAGTAGCCTTATATTTATGGCAATAGAAGATTCTCCAAACAAAAGGCTTCCAGTGAAAGAAATCTACGAGTGGATTGTGAACAATTTTCCCTACTACAGGACGGCgactggaggctggaggaactCTGTCAGACATAATCTGTCCCTCAGCAAGAGCTTCTGTCGGATTCAGAGGGACAAGAGCCAG TCTGTGGGGAAGGGAtcactgtggtgtgtgtgtccagagtaTCGGTCAATGCTGCTCGAGGTGCTGAGGAAGACCCACAGTTATCACAGCACCAACAGCAACCTGATTAACAAGCCTGAACT cCTGGAAGGAGATGACTATGAGGTGCCTGCAGCATGTGACACTATCGAAATTTCAG ATCCTCTGTCTCACACCctgctcctctccacctcctcacctCAAATCCTGACATCGGACAACCCGACTTTTGCTGAAAACCTGCCGTGCCCTTTGACCCCCGATCACGAGGAGCTTGTCACCATGGAGTCACCGGATTaccagcaggaggaggtcagCGAGGAGATGGAGAAGGACCCGCTGTCAGACAGCGGCTACATCGAGCTACACTACTACCAGTCTCCACAGTACCAGTACCTGGTGCTGCCGGGAGACACCGAGCTAGACCTGGAGACTGTGGAGATCCTTCAGCTCGACGCTGAGGCCCAAGAGGCCGCAGGGTCGCTGCTCGACCTCGCAGGGGGTGGATATTAA
- the yif1a gene encoding protein YIF1A, whose amino-acid sequence MDLPHQGYRATKPRARAAPPPAGSVLFDDTSAAAPPMSNQGYYTPAYNMEGTSNDMQGGAGMNNLFADPMANAAMMYGSSLANQGKDMVNKEISRFMSVNKLKYFFAVDTRYVLKKLMILMFPYTHQDWEVQYHRDTPLTPRQDVNAPDLYIPTMAFITYILLAGMALGIQKRFSPEVLGLCASTALVWIIIEVLVMLLSLYLLTVHSDLSTFDLVAYSGYKYVGMIVTVLSGLLFGSDGYFVALAWSSCALMFFIVRSLKMKILPSISSDSMGMGSSAKPQIRLYITVATAVFQPIIIYWLTSHLVR is encoded by the exons ATGGACTTGCCACATCAGGGATACCGAGCAA CTAAGCCCAGAGCTcgtgcagctcctcctccagcaggctctGTCCTGTTCGACGACACCAGTGCAGCCGCACCGCCAATGAGCAATCAGGGTTACTACACGCCTGCATACAACATGGAGGGAACCTCCAACGACAtgcagggaggagctgggatgAACAACCTCTTCGCTGACCCAATGGCCAACGCTGCAATGATGTACGGCTCCTCTTTGGCCAACCAAGGAAAGGATATGGTGAACAAAGAG ATCAGCAGGTTTATGTCCGTCAACAAGCTGAAATACTTCTTTGCAGTCGACACCAGATATGTCCTGAAGAAACTTATGATCCTCATGTTCCCGTATACACATCAG GACTGGGAAGTGCAGTATCATCGAGACACGCCACTCACTCCAAGACAGGATGTGAACGCACCTGATCTCTACATACCAA CGATGGCTTTCATCACCTACATTTTACTTGCTGGAATGGCCCTTGGCATTCAGAAACG ATTCAGTCCGGAGGTTCTCGGACTGTGTGCCAGCACTGCCCTCGTGTGGATCATCATCGAGGTCCTGGTGATGCTGTTGAGTTTGTACCTGCTGACGGTTCACAGCGACCTCTCAACCTTCGACCTCGTCGCCTACAGCGGATACAAATACGTCGG GATGATCGTCACTGTGCTGTCTGGCTTACTGTTCGGCAGTGATGGTTATTTTGTGGCTCTCGCCTGGTCCTCCTGTGCCCTTATGTTCTTCATT GTTCGCTCTCTGAAGATGAAGATCCTCCCTTCCATCTCCTCCGACTCTATGGGAATGGGATCAAGTGCCAAACCCCAAATCCGCCTTTATATCACCGTGGCGACAGCAGTGTTTCAGCCAATCATTATTTACTGGTTAACGTCTCACTTGGTCAGGTGA
- the fosl1a gene encoding fos-related antigen 1a yields MYRNFGSEGRGNPPFTGAASGSNSASLGSGSTPGTQQEQKFTMAGSSQFVPSLNAITTNQDLQWLVQPSLMHPPGPSRSPVPPYPTLAGARALGPPPAHSQSHLLRPGVIRAAANNSTRRRNDDHLSHEELERRRIRRERNKLAAAKCRNRRRELTDSLQNETDDLEDEKSRLQKEIAELQKEKEKLELVLEAHRPICKIEDSDSDSDEKPSISSLGAIKLEPEARSRPGPSSKLPAKMEKPKPKITIPAKPSTSTVSALVTESESLHTPVLTSTPSLLSFTAGMVFTYPSAPLDTSASTSHTASHPGSVHQPQPCGIAHRRSSSSGDQSDHSLHSPTILTL; encoded by the exons ATGTACCGAAACTTTGGGAGTGAAGGAAGAGGAAACCCGCCTTTCACCGGCGCCGCATCTGGGTCAAATTCTGCGTCCCTGGGAAGCGGCAGCACTCCGGGCACCCAGCAGGAGCAG AAATTCACAATGGCAGGCAGCAGCCAGTTTGTTCCCAGCCTAAATGCCATCACAACCAACCAAGACCTTCAGTGGCTGGTGCAGCCCTCCCTCATGCATCCACCGGGCCCCTCACGGTCACCAGTGCCTCCCTACCCAACCCTGGCTGGGGCTCGGGCTCTGGGTCCACCGCCTGCCCACTCCCAGAGCCATCTTCTCAGACCAGGAGTTATAAGGGCAGCTGCAAATAATTCAACAAGGCGCAGGAACGATGACCAC CTATCTCACGAAGAATTGGAAAGACGCAGAATAAGAAGGGAGCGGAATAAACTGGCAGCAGCAAAATGTCGCAATCGTCGCCGGGAGCTGACAGACTCACTGCAGAAT GAGACTGATGACCTGGAAGATGAAAAGTCACGTTTACAGAAAGAAATAGCTGAGTTAcaaaaggagaaggagaagcttGAGTTAGTCCTGGAAGCTCACCGTCCCATTTGTAAAATAGAGGACTCTGATTCCGATTCTGATGAAAAACCCTCAATATCCTCTTTGGGAGCCATTAAGCTGGAACCAGAAGCCCGCAGCAGACCCGGACCCTCGTCCAAACTGCCAGCAAAGATGGAGAAGCCCAAACCGAAGATAACCATCCCCGCCAAGCCTTCGACATCGACCGTCTCTGCTCTTGTCACTGAATCCGAGTCCCTCCACACTCCAGTCCTCACATCCACCCCGTCTCTGCTGTCTTTCACAGCTGGGATGGTGTTCACTTATCCTTCCGCCCCGTTAGACACCAGCGCCTCCACATCCCACACTGCGTCCCATCCGGGAAGCGTCCACCAGCCTCAGCCCTGCGGGATCGCTcaccgccgcagcagcagcagcggtgacCAATCAGATCACTCCCTGCACTCGCCAACCATCCTCACCCTGTGA
- the ccdc85b gene encoding coiled-coil domain-containing protein 85B: MGSEGEIINRELSKMSDEDLLACSKEELVSRLRKEETEKISALIQRGRLIKEVNKQLQGHLLEIRELKVINQRLQEENVELRDLCCFLDDDRLKVKKLAREWQLFGHHAAKVMREDLGGYLKKLADLERMQDGLVKENLDLKELCLVLEEECVSRSDSSPGGSTELNLPCMVARDLGDGSSSTGSVGSPDQLHLVCSPDD, translated from the coding sequence ATGGGTAGCGAAGGTGAGATAATAAACCGAGAACTGTCGAAGATGTCCGACGAGGATCTGCTGGCGTGCTCCAAAGAGGAGCTGGTGAGCCGGCTGCGTaaagaggagacggagaaaatCTCCGCTCTGATCCAGCGCGGCCGGCTCATCAAGGAGgtaaacaaacagctgcagggaCACCTCCTCGAAATCAGGGAACTGAAAGTCATCAATCAGCGCCTACAGGAGGAGAACGTGGAGCTGCGGgacctctgctgcttcctggacgACGACAGGCTCAAAGTGAAGAAGCTGGCCCGGGAGTGGCAGCTGTTCGGCCACCACGCGGCCAAAGTGATGCGCGAGGACCTGGGCGGGTATTTGAAAAAGCTGGCCGACCTGGAGCGCATGCAGGACGGGCTGGTGaaggagaacctggacctgaaggagctgtgcctcgtcctggaggaggagtgCGTGAGCAGGAGCGACTCCAGCCCCGGGGGCTCCACCGAGCTCAACCTGCCCTGCATGGTGGCCCGGGACCTGGGGGACGGCAGCTCCAGCACGGGCAGCGTGGGGAGCCCGGACCAGCTGCACCTGGTGTGCTCACCTGACGACTGA
- the fibpa gene encoding fibroblast growth factor (acidic) intracellular binding protein a produces MAVELDVFVGNTTIMDEEVYQLWLDGYTVNDAVTVRMEGGVLEEFEASADVLLSDTMDQYRTFQMCERLLHSPAKLANQLLFQIPPHRQAMLIERYYAFDDSFVREVLGKKLSKGTKKDLDDISAKTGVMLKSCRRQFDNFKRVFKVVEELKGPLVENIRQHFLLSDKLARDYAAIVFFANNRFETGKRKLLYLTFQDFAFCAGQLINNWTVGAVDSMVEDMDVDLDKEFLQELKELKILISDKDLLDQHKSLVCTALRGKTKAFNEMEANFKNLSRGLVNIAAKLTNTKDVRDFFIDLVEKFIEPCRSDRWTAADMKLYLTHYTNSAHILDTFKHQVVWDRYMGVIKSCIFKMYHD; encoded by the exons ATGGCAGTAGAGCTTGACGTGTTTGTGGGTAACACCACTATCATGGACGAGGAGGTTTACCAGCTCTGGTTGGATGGATACACAG TGAACGACGCGGTGACCGTGCGAATGGAGGGAGGCGTACTGGAGGAGTTTGAAGCCAgtgcagatgttctgctgaGCGACACCATGGACCAGTACAGGACCTTCCAGATGTGCGAGCGTCTGCTGCATAGTCCGGCCAAACTGGCCAACCAGCTGCTGTTCCAGATCCCGCCTCATCGACAAGCCATGCTCATAGAGAG atattATGCTTTTGATGATTCGTTTGTCCGTGAGGTCCTAGGAAAGAAACTCTCCAAAGGAACAAAGAAAGACTTGGATGATATCAGTGCTAAGACAGGCGTGATgctgaaaagctgcagacggCAG tttgACAACTTCAAACGCGTTTTCAAAGttgtggaggagctgaagggaccCCTGGTGGAGAACATACGGCAGCATTTCCTTCTGTCGGACAAGCTTGCCAG GGATTACGCTGCCATTGTTTTCTTTGCCAACAATCGCTTTGagacaggaaaaagaaagcTGCTGTATCTCACATTCCAGGACTTTGCCTTCTGTGCCGGGCAGCTTATCAACAACTGGACTGTCGGGGCCGTCG ATAGCATGGTGGAAGACATGGACGTCGATCTGGACAAAGAGTTTTTACAAGAGCTGAAAGAACTAAAGATTTTAATCAGTGACAAAGATCTTCTAGATCAACACAAAAG TCTGGTTTGCACAGCTCTCCGGGGAAAGACTAAAGCGTTTAACGAGATGGAGGCGAATTTCAAG aaTCTCTCCAGGGGTCTCGTCAACATTGCCGCTAAATTAACAAACACCAAAGACGTCCGGGATTTCTTCATTGATCTAGTGGAGAAG TTTATTGAGCCGTGCCGTTCAGACCGGTGGACAGCGGCGGACATGAAACTCTATCTCACCCACTACACCAACTCCGCGCACATACTCGACACATTCAA ACACCAGGTCGTATGGGACCGATACATGGGCGTCATCAAAAGCTGTATCTTCAAAATGTATCACGACTGA